Part of the Athalia rosae chromosome 2, iyAthRosa1.1, whole genome shotgun sequence genome, AACGATATGAttataaaaaatcgataattttgtaatatgtacttttctttttttttttatacaaatcgatcgatatcacGTATAACGGTAGTATACAGtagagaaatttatttatctcaaaATCGGATCGAATCTCActtacccttttttttcacaactcaTCACAGTCGTATAGATGTTTAATATCGCACGTATGCAGATAATCGGTGAATATAATTGCGAAATATTTCGCAAATCACGTTATGGGTTTTATTGTAATCGTTTGTGCATAGATGATTTACTGCGACTGCATATAATTTCACCTACGCTTAACAAAGATATTCTCCTATTCTTATACATACCAtaacttattcatttttcaaatcttcttCGCTGCAGATATTTAATCATGCGGACGATGAACCGCGATCAATGAACGTAGTTTTACCTACACTGCGATACGCATAATAATGGAAGTTTTAGATGCATCGGGAAAACGTGTCAAGGATCAACGAAGGTGTTAAATATCTGCGTATGTGCAATTATTGCTACACACTCGAATGATGCCCGACGTTAAGTTGTCAACgcacttatacgtatacgtatatttttattacccaTCTTTTTTGattggtttaaaaaaaaaaatgtatttcttttttttttttgttgcatttttcatcagattttattcatcgttaATTGATTTAATCATACACGCATACGTTATTACacaataatataattcttttcgtgtaacattctttttttctttgttagtttctagtttttatttcccatttcattgatcaattaatgagatttgaaattctttcgtcAACTCAAATCGATTACGCAGGTatatcttattcctttttacGTTGCTCCAAATTAACACTGGTCATCGCGCACCACTCTTAGATCTGTTGTGagaatggaacaaaaaattacatcattAATATAATTGATTCATATCTTCGTGGTCAATTTTATCTTCATGTCGAATCATTATTCTCCCTGTATCATCGTGTGTATGtaccgtgtgtgtatacgcaaTTTGTATATCGTGTGCGGATTGTGTATCGCGTGCGTGAGAAGCATTAGTAACAAAATACGCGAGAAAAGAAACCTTTTAAATTCGTTAGGAATTATCGATTATCAGTGTCAGTTTCGTATTAGCATAttctatacgtacgcgtagggGATGTGGGGGGAAAACaatacgatggaaaaaaaaacacgatatCGTGCGATTTGGAGTAGTCGAAATTTCAATACTGTGCCACatcattgaaatgaaaaatttgtttcgttttttcattttcagcttttcgacaatgtgttttttttttttttcttgttccaaTTAGATAGAATGTCATTTTGATTCACCTGCGGCATGTCCTTTGGCGACTGCTTCTCTCTGAGCGCACTTAAAAGCGCACAAATTCGGGTATGTGAGACCGTTCGAAGCGCAAACTGGCGTGTAATCCATAGTGCACACGCAAGCTGGTTGTTGCCTATTCATTGGTTGAATCCattcggaatttgaataattcaatgcGCATAGTAGAATTAATAATGCGATTGGAAGGAAGCTTAGTTTGAATGATGAATTCATCTTTAACGTGGTTTTTGTATGTACTGttcctgaaaaatgaaaatgataacgtCAATCTAATTTAATAAAGTAATTAAGGTTGCGCGGTACGAAATTCGAACAATATCTGTGGTACCTGTATATTCacttttatattattaatttttttcttccaacggTTGACCGGAATTTATTGGATACGATTCTGAACCGAGTATTTAAAACAGACTGGGACAACGGCGACCGTGTGGATAGATGATTCAGTGCGTGAGTCGTTTTGTTATCAATGATTGATTAGATTATATTTTGTAATCTTTTTGTTCCCTTTGTTATTTCGAAGGCGTCTGGGATTAATTTTGTAACAATTTGTTGTATTCCCCTTCCAGAATATCTGTTCATCCCCGGTTCGTTATCTTGATCGATTTATCATTCCATCATTTCATCATTTAGACCGCTCGATAATAACtattgataaaaagaaaaatggaaattcgaataaaacaatGAGACCAAAAAAAGGACATCCTCTAAAACTTGATTTAAGAATTAATTAGGCAATTATAGTTGCTCAAGGACTTTAACatacataataattttttggcTCCTTAGATATAAGTattcaaattaaaaacgattttttttttttattgtaaaaataGTTTAGAGAGATTTGTGGTGGCCCTCGTAGATTAAAATCACGATACATGTCAGATTTCGATAAAGATCTTCAGTTTCTTGTATGGTTCCCTTCTTTATCAACAACGCCAATTGTTAGTAACAATTTCTTTATCTATTCTTTTTTACCCTCCGTGAAAACTTACCGACACGTAGAATGAATAGTTTAAATAATATGCCGTCGGACGGTAAGTAAACTTTCTGTTTCTTCtcactctttttttcaataatttttctctacgaGCTTCAAATTTGAGCAACCAATTGATCTGATCCGgataaaacttttttcaacaagTAATTCATATAGATTCTAAATTCAACATGTATTTTAATCTTTCGTGtagtatttttttaatatacgtAGAATATACCTAATTACCCAATCACGTGTATAGGTAAACCAAAAGTAATCATTACTgcggtaatttattttattaaaattttttttgtgtcttcCTTTTGTCAAAATATTTCGTGAGTAATTGATCATTTACTCGGAAGCGACGTCTGCGGTTAgtcggtatatataatacatacctaattaggtatacatgtatagtatgTAATCTGCAGCCGGAAACGTTATTTTAGTATCGCTTACTCCGGCCCGAGTTTCTTATCACATTTAGTGTAATAACGCCTGAGAtgatgtataatttaattataactATATCGGACACATCGGCGTACGTATAGCAAATTCTATGAGATCATCAATGTAGCGATGATAATTTCAACCAACTAAATTCCAATGatcaatttcacaatttttcggCAATCGCAAGTTGCGAATTTTCGTAAACCCTGTGAtaaagtttcttttcttttggtcgtgtcattcgattttttcatttctcttatcGGACCAACCATCGTGTGCGGTTTACGAGAATTTTGTCATTCTTATATAGGTACCACATGCACGTGCTCTTGTGCGCTCACGCTCATACCGCATATGCTGTTTTTTCCTGCTGCACGAAGGTTACCGAGcgatttcattaatttatcagTTGCGTTCAGGATTTCCGGTTTCTACGTCGCTCGCGTCCTTCGCAACCTTCTAATGTATAACATCGTTGGTCTCTAACTTGAATTCTTCTCGAACTCACCattatttgtttcataaaACTTAATTGTTTCATTAACACTGCGAATATTTGCGAATGGAGAATCGTGGGAGCTTTTTTTTACcggtttctttcttctcttttttttttctaataactGCGCTAGGATATTCTACACAGTTCCTAATTCCGATCACGAACTATTTTAACGATATATTCCGGATGtttctatataggtatacactcATGGTCGCTCTGACTTGGTATTTAAGTATGCTCATAATGTCGTCGTACGGTGCAAACCGGCATGATAATcgtgctgaaaaaaaaaaaaaaaaacggaaaaagaaagcaaaagaaaaaataaataaatcactaGAAAAAAGCTTGCTAAAGTTCAAACGGTGTCGTCATAttcatacgtgtgtacacatgtacgcgTATGTTATAATTCAATTAGTTTGAGTTTATAATGTTACGCGtctatgaaaaaataaacagctGTTGCTGGTCAAACTGCGGGAGCTTTTAAAATACGTATTCCTATTGCTGCTTCAATAACCGAATGGTGATGTGAAGTTGCATGGTATGTCGGAGCGATATAATATTCAACGATGCCATAGGTCAGTCCGACAAACGAAATAATCATTATTcccatcattattattaatattattattgttgttggtCGCTCGTTACTtacgtgtaattattttcaatgcgGTGATTACGTATGacattgtatattatatgcacaTACAGAGTTCACTGTTCGATGTTAAGTACACGGTCTGGTTAATTAATGAAATCATTAATCgatggttttttgttttttttttgttcttagtTTATAGCGAACTTTCGAAACTGCAATTAGTTCGATGATCTCTCATTAaaagaattaattttacactGCGACTGCAACGTGCAATTCATCCTATTATATTGTTTCCACTGCAGCgttatgaaaaatgatgaaaaaagatcCCTCAGGAATCAGACTACTAGAGATATCAGAAGGACGAGGTGTAACCCATCTAACGggtagccaaaaaaaaatttagaacaaTACGAAATCGAGGTAGAAGTTTgtgttgaaattttaacgtgagatgagaaaagaaaactagaGATACATgggaattcaattttccttctaaCTCTGGAAATCTTTGAAGACAATAATTTGTTTCTCGAGTTTCTTTTGGGCCACCCTGTAGGTTTTCGCGACGAGTACGATGTGCGATGATGTATTCTTGATCGGTGAACCGTGAAACTACAGTGTTCTGGAAAAAAAGGGTGAGAAGTCGATTTATAACACTCGGTGGGCAATGAGAGTTACGTTGGGGTAGGACACGATCAGGGGTCTCGCTATGCGATGCGAAAAAATCGACTCCGCTCAAGCTGTACGTGCGAAAGTAACAGCTCGACATTTTTAAAAACGTTACgagattaattatttcataaattatcCCGCCTTATAAATGCGCAGGTTTTGTATCCTCGGGGGATGATGATGCACAACGTGACGTCATGTTTTTCGTATCCACTTCCAACGCGTATTATGTAATAGACTGCGAGCCCTTATATTGGACATCCGGTTCCACTCGTTATACGTAGCATGCATATACATCCTGATGAAAATTCCTGATATTTATCCTGCTAAAAAGGACTcttaactaattgtaagacagGATGTGTGCCGAATAGGGGAGAGGCGCCTGCATCCCCCCAAAAAATATGTCACGCTCCAAAGAAGaaggggaaaagggaaaaaaaaacttgtaaaggttgtttccttttccttctcttttttgttgagggtttaattttctgttttttttgtttcaacttaCTAcatatgttttattttatttcgtttaatttttttttttttttttctgttttcatttcaaaagCAACGCGCCCGCCGTCACGTGGGACTCTGGTTTCTTCTTACTTATATTAATACTGCAGttcagatataggtatatgattcTTTTAGTCTATATTTACTATATggaattatgtatatatatataacgtaacgCGTGTGGTGCACGGATCACACTTGGCAACCTCCCACATACGATTCTTATACTCTTCTCAttatcctctttctctttttatgtATGGTACGTTCCATGACAAATCAACTATGACCATTTATCACACGTGGTAAAATATCTTCGAGAAAGATCTCTTGAcggttttaattaaaatttttttcaattattccggAGCATATATCTGTAAGATTCCATTTGAGAAATGGCTGGgacgaaaatttcacaaaacCTCACGTGAAGGATgcgttaaaaataatttgaactattcatttatattttgttaaattttgattttgatgcCTTCTCTTTTATCTCATCTCGTCAAGTTTTCTGTATATCGATTTCCGCGCGCACTGAAAGGCTTGCATATGTATAAGGCTTGGTTGGTTAGTTTATTTGTCAGCGAACCATGGGAAGAAACGTTTGAAAAGCACCACATAACGCATCAGGTTTAGAGAACCATCGTCATTGTGGTCCagcgtatattatgtatagtatacgcaCCGCACATGAATTACCAAACAGAGATTCGCAGCCTCTCTAACacagaattttcaatatcactAACGCTTTCATCCCCCTTACGCTCTTCTTCAATTGTCGAGGGAAAAATCCTCGCGTGACGTCCGTACAAATGATCGAACGATacgcgattttgaaaaattcagcgCGACGTGAGGGAAAAACGCTTTCAAAAGTCATCGGATCGAATCCCAAGAGCAAAAATCGGTCCATCGcatcgaacgaagaaaaattcagtggtccaaaaacaaataaaaaacagatGACAGATCCATGGAAGCTGATAATTGACAACCACTGATCATCGTCGACCGGCCGGCTGGTCCCTTTGTGGACGCACGTGCGTATCCCCCGATCCCTTCGTGCGTCTCTCTCATATTCGtggttttttgtattttctttttcttttttccccgatctttttctatctctctcttaTTTTGTTTCTATCCTTATTTtaccgtgtatacatacgttgcCCTCTCTTGCTCGGGTTGTTGATTTGCTCTGGTCCCCACCACGGACCAAAACGATCCTGCATCTACCATCACACAAAACCCAACCACATTGGACTCTCAAGCTCTCAGTGACGGACGCCAGGCGTCATTGAGACACAGAACTTTAAAACTGTGGGTGAGAACAAAACTGTGCTgaacaaaattaaattgaaattaaaaaaatcgatatagTGTAATGTCTGCGGTTGATCGTCACACGTAAAACTTCGACAAATAAAAGTGTGCGAGTTAAAATTGTTGTCTTCTTATttgttagtttgttttttaatgTGAAAATATACGACAAACTggatgatttttcgatcattgAAAGGAGTACGTGAttttaatgaagaaaaatagaaaattttatcttcctgattttctgtttctttatttgtgtaaaaatgatgaaaattttttttttttttttgttcgataagaaaataaacaaagcTATATATACATCTTTGCTATAACAACTAACATATTGATAATTCAATGCCAGTCGGACTGgcgggattgaaaattttctgaacaaGAGCCAAACGACCTCTGCATATATACaagtacgtgt contains:
- the LOC105687785 gene encoding probable pancreatic secretory proteinase inhibitor is translated as MNSSFKLSFLPIALLILLCALNYSNSEWIQPMNRQQPACVCTMDYTPVCASNGLTYPNLCAFKCAQREAVAKGHAADLRVVRDDQC